One Alnus glutinosa chromosome 3, dhAlnGlut1.1, whole genome shotgun sequence genomic region harbors:
- the LOC133862880 gene encoding protein INVOLVED IN DE NOVO 2, protein MGYGSGEDTDISESEMGEYEDKSYEELKNGNQHFKNSDETFACPYCPKKRKRDYLYKDLLQHASGVGKSSSEKRSTREKANHLALVKYLEKDLAGPSKPVGKGDPPIGCDHDEKIVWPWTGVVVNMPTRRTDDGRYVGESGSKLRDELKSRGFNPIRVNPLWNFRGHSGSAIVEFHKDWPGLHNAMSFERAYEADHHGKKDWHTSNGQKSGLYAWVARADDYNSTGIVGEHLRKIGDVRTISEIMEEEARKQDKLISNLTNIIELKNKHLKEMEERCSETSVSVSNLMEEIDTLVQSYTEDLRKVQLSARDHFQRIFNDHEKIKLQLESQKKELEMRGIELEKRDAQSESERRMLAEEIEKNAIKNSSLQLASLEQQKADENVLKLAEDQKRQKEKLHNRIIQLEKQLDAKQALELEIEQLRGQLNVMKHMGDDGDVEVLQKVESILKQLREREGELDDLEDLNQTLIVKERKSNDELQEARKELINGLKEMARRTSIGVKRMGALDNKPFYEAMKRKYNEEEADMRASELCSLWEEYLKDPDWHPFKVTTVDGKHQQVLDVEDEKLKGLRNELGDEVYKAVTTALMEINDYNPSGRYIISELWNFSEGKRATLQEGVTFLLNEWEEVVAKRKRGMR, encoded by the exons ATGGGTTACGGCTCAGGAGAAGACACAGATATTAGTGAATCTGAAATGGGTGAGTATGAAGATAAATCTTATGAAGAATTGAAGAATGGGAATCAACATTTCAAAAACTCAGATGAGACATTTGCTTGCCCCTACTGCCCGAAGAAGAGAAAGCGGGATTATCTATATAAGGACCTTCTTCAGCATGCTTCTGGGGTGGGCAAAAGTAGTTCGGAAAAGAGAAGTACGAGAGAGAAGGCTAATCACCTTGCTTTGGTGAAATATTTGGAAAAAGATTTAGCAGGTCCATCAAAACCTGTAGGCAAGGGTGATCCTCCTATTGGCTGTGACCATGATGAGAAAATTGTTTGGCCTTGGACAGGAGTTGTGGTTAACATGCCAACTAGACGGACAGATGATGGGCGATATGTAGGAGAAAGTGGATCCAAACTGAGGGATGAGTTGAAAAGTAGAGGGTTTAATCCCATAAGAGTCAACCCTCTATGGAATTTTCGCGGTCATTCAGGAAGTGCTATTGTGGAATTCCACAAAGATTGGCCTGGGTTACATAATGCTATGTCATTTGAGAGGGCTTACGAGGCAGATCATCACGGGAAAAAGGACTGGCATACTAGTAATGGCCAGAAATCTGGTCTTTATGCTTGGGTTGCTCGTGCAGATGACTATAATTCAACCGGAATTGTTGGGGAACACCTACGAAAGATTGGAGATGTTAGAACGATTTCAGAAATTATGGAGGAAGAAGCCAGGAAGCAGGATAAACTAATATCTAATCTGACAAACATTATTGAACTCAAGAACAAGCACTTAAAAGAGATGGAGGAAAGATGTAGTGAGACTTCAGTCTCTGTTAGCAACTTAATGGAAGAGATAGATACGCTCGTTCAATCTTATACTGAAG ATCTAAGAAAAGTGCAACTGAGTGCTAGGGATCACTTTCAGAGGATTTTTAATGACCACGAAAAGATTAAGTTGCAACTGGAATCTCAGAAAAAAGAGCTTGAGATGCGTGGGATAGAATTGGAAAAGCGTGATGCGCAGAGTGAAAGTGAAAGAAGAATGCTCGCTGAAGAGATTGAAAAG AATGCCATAAAAAATAGCTCTCTGCAATTGGCCTCTTTGGAGCAACAGAAGGCTGATGAAAATGTATTGAAACTGGCTGAAGATCAGAAG AGGCAAAAGGAGAAACTCCATAATAGAATAATTCAACTGGAAAAGCAACTGGATGCAAAACAAGCGCTGGAATTGGAAATTGAGCAACTGAGAGGGCAACTAAATGTCATGAAGCACATGGGAGATGATGGAGATGTAGAAGTTCTGCAAAAGGTGGAATCGATACTCAAACAATTGCGAGAAAGAGAAGGAGAGCTTGATGATTTAGAAGATTTGAACCAAACTCTAATAGTGAAGGAGCGCAAGAGCAATGATGAACTGCAAGAAGCTCGAAAAGAATTAATAAAT GGCTTGAAAGAAATGGCAAGACGTACTTCTATTGGTGTTAAAAGAATGGGAGCACTTGACAATAAACCATTCTATGAAGCAATGAAGAGAAAGTATAACGAGGAAGAAGCAGATATGAGAGCTTCAGAACTTTGCTCATTGTGGGAGGAATATCTGAAGGACCCAGACTGGCATCCTTTCAAAGTTACTACCGTTGATGGGAAACATCAG CAAGTTCTAGATGTTGAAGATGAGAAATTGAAAGGTCTGAGGAATGAATTGGGTGATGAAGTTTACAAGGCTGTGACAACAGCTTTAATGGAAATAAATGACTACAACCCAAGCGGGCGGTATATAATATCAGAATTGTGGAACTTCTCGGAGGGAAAAAGAGCTACACTCCAAGAGGGAGTCACATTCTTACTAAATGAATGGGAGGAAGTAGTAGCTAAACGCAAAAGGGGAATGCGTTGA